A single window of Salvia splendens isolate huo1 chromosome 6, SspV2, whole genome shotgun sequence DNA harbors:
- the LOC121809847 gene encoding dual-specificity RNA methyltransferase RlmN codes for MEMTLSRGHWMRRHLATLCFPFSPTPLRFLPIANSHPLSNARFLSFSAAATLQSNVSLNPKVSKGGMEIPMKGSMVLLKGMRYHELEKWVQSHGYRPGQAMMLWKRLYGNNIWAHCHEELEGLNKDFKKMLSAHAEFKALHLKDMISASDGTKKILFTLEDGLVIETVVIPCPRGRTTVCVSSQVGCAMNCQFCYTGRMGLKRNLSAAEIVEQAVFARRLLSHEVGNITNVVFMGMGEPLHNIENVLKAADIMVDEQGLQFSPRKVTVSTSGLVPQLKRFLKESNCALAVSLNATTDEVRNWVMPINRKYNLELLLGTLREELRLKRHYKVLFEYVMLAGVNDSVEDAKRLINLVQGIPCKVNLISFNPHCGSNFKPTTDEKMIEFRNILAKAKVVVFVRPSRGDDQMAACGQLGKPGEIQAPLLKVPLKFRSSLSA; via the exons ATGGAGATGACGCTCAGCCGCGGGCACTGGATGAGGCGCCACCTCGCAACCCTCTGCTTCCCTTTCTCTCCCACACCACTCCGCTTTCTCCCCATCGCCAATTCCCACCCTCTCTCTAATGCCCGATTCCTCTCTTTCTCAGCCGCTGCCACTCTCCAATCCAACGTCTCCCTCAACCCTAAAG TTAGCAAAGGAGGTATGGAAATTCCAATGAAGGGTTCCATGGTTCTTTTGAAAGGGATGAGATATCACGAGCTTGAG AAATGGGTTCAGTCACATGGTTACAGGCCTGGTCAGGCTATGATGTTATGGAAACGCTTGTACGGAAATAATATCTGGGCTCACTGCCATGAAGAATTAGAAG GTTTGAACAAGGATTTCAAAAAGATGTTAAGCGCACATGCTGAATTCAAGGCACTACACTTAAAGGATATGATTTCAGCTTCAGATGGAACCAAGAAG ATACTGTTCACTTTGGAGGATGGACTAGTGATTGAAACCGTCGTGATTCCTTGTCCTAGGGGCCGGACTACAGTATGCGTTTCTAGTCAAGTGGGGTGTGCTATGAATTGTCAGTTTTGCTACACCGGGAG AATGGGATTGAAAAGAAATTTATCTGCTGCCGAGATCGTGGAGCAGGCTGTGTTTGCAAGGCGACTGCTCTCACATGAAGTGGGTAACATAACGAATGTTGTATTCATG GGGATGGGCGAACCACTTCACAACATTGAGAATGTTCTAAAAGCTGCTGACATAATGGTAGACGAGCAAGGTCTTCAATTCAGTCCTCGTAAGGTTACTGTCTCGACTAGTGGCCTTGTTCCACAATTAAAGCGTTTCCTTAAAGAATCCAACTGTGCATTAGCTGTCAGTTTGAATGCTACTACAGATGAG GTCAGAAATTGGGTCATGCCAATCAACCGCAAGTATAACCTTGAGCTACTTCTTGGTACACTTCGGGAGGAACTTCGCTTGAAACGCCACTACAAGGTCTTATTCGAATATGTAATGCTCGCTGGAGTGAACGACAG TGTTGAAGATGCTAAGCGGTTGATCAATCTTGTCCAAGGCATTCCTTGCAAGGTCAATCTAATATCTTTCAATCCCCATTGTGGGTCGAACTTTAAGCCAACCACAGACGAGAAGATGATAGAGTTCCGCAACATACTTGCTAAAGCAAAAGTAGTGGTCTTCGTACGACCCAGCAGAGGCGATGATCAGATGGCTGCGTGTGGCCAGCTTGGCAAGCCGGGTGAAATCCAGGCTCCCTTGCTCAAAGTCCCACTTAAGTTTCGGTCTTCGCTCTCAGCGTAG
- the LOC121807045 gene encoding uncharacterized protein LOC121807045, whose amino-acid sequence MATSLPASSLQLPKPDPTFPSQARAHQQAVKFRAAPEEQEESFEERLSQVRLRYRSGSGKKAEVRKSRKGKKSGSGASVFLPPVALKEPKSEGLNVEFGFSPYSERVNGRIAILGLSALFLVELATGQGVINYHTPSIVFLQIYFVAALSAIYLKFQKESISVWPK is encoded by the coding sequence ATGGCAACAAGTCTACCAGCTTCAAGTCTCCAGCTCCCAAAACCTGACCCCACATTCCCATCCCAAGCCCGGGCGCACCAGCAGGCTGTGAAATTCCGCGCGGCCCCAGAAGAGCAGGAGGAAAGCTTCGAGGAGCGGCTGTCCCAAGTGCGGCTCCGGTACCGCAGCGGATCGGGGAAGAAAGCGGAGGTGCGGAAGAGCCGGAAGGGGAAGAAAAGCGGGTCGGGTGCTAGCGTGTTCCTGCCGCCCGTGGCGCTGAAAGAGCCCAAATCGGAAGGGCTGAATGTGGAATTCGGGTTCAGCCCGTATTCGGAGCGGGTGAACGGGCGGATTGCGATTCTGGGATTGAGCGCTCTGTTTCTGGTGGAGCTGGCCACGGGTCAGGGCGTCATTAACTATCACACTCCTTCCATTGTCTTCCTTCAGATTTACTTCGTCGCCGCGCTTTCCGCCATTTATCTCAAATTTCAGAAAGAGAGCATCAGTGTTTGGCCCAAATGA